A region of Streptomyces sp. NBC_01788 DNA encodes the following proteins:
- a CDS encoding DEAD/DEAH box helicase, with translation MTLPVALTGTDVIGQAKTGTGKTLGFGLPLLERVTVPADVEAGRAQPEDLTDTPQALIVVPTRELCVQVTNDLLTAGKVRNVRVTAIYGGRAYEPQVEALKKGVDVVVGTPGRLLDLAGQKKLNLKHVKCLVLDEADEMLDLGFLPDVEKIIAMLPARRQTMLFSATMPGAVIGLARRYMSQPTHIRATAPDDEGATVANIKQFVFRAHSLDKPEMVSRILQADGRGLAMIFCRTKRTAADIAEQLQRRGFASGSVHGDLGQGAREQALRAFRNGKVDVLVCTDVAARGIDVEGVTHVVNYQSPEDEKTYLHRIGRTGRAGAKGTAITLVDWDDIPRWQLINKALELDFNDPVETYSTSPHLFAELGIPEGTKGVLPRSERTRAGLEAEELEDLGETGGRGARGRGGRGGRNEGRPADREHSADRERPARTPRRRRRTRGGAPLDSAAVTPAAGTPADAAPVEGTVADEASGTRTPRRRRRLRGGSPAQTVTTGESTAPSEPLETVEPAESAVATAEGPALDAAEAPAKPRRRRTRKSAEQAVTTAPAETGTEVAPEPAAPAETTAETALDTAEPTADQPEAKPRRRTRKAATATEAAADTAEGVVDEAETKPRRRTRKATATAPEAAPDAAEGVVDEAETKPRRRTRKATAATVTADAAEAAVDTAEAKPRRTRKAAAAVAAEIPAQVADGPDSAAEAAVDAAEGAEAKPRRRTRKAATAPEAVADTTGEAETKPRRRTRKTAETADAPVADEATAAKPRRTRKAAATADAPEAAEAKPRRTRKSVAATAVADEAEVKPRRRTRKAAEAPAEAVDAVAEPKPRRTRKTAAAKAAVDTAEIPAQTTAKAATTAEPTDA, from the coding sequence ATGACACTCCCCGTGGCCCTCACGGGCACGGACGTCATCGGCCAGGCCAAGACCGGCACCGGCAAGACGCTCGGCTTCGGTCTTCCCCTCCTGGAGCGCGTCACCGTCCCCGCCGACGTCGAGGCGGGCCGCGCGCAGCCCGAGGACCTCACCGACACCCCGCAGGCGCTCATCGTCGTCCCCACCCGTGAGCTGTGCGTGCAGGTGACCAACGACCTGCTGACCGCGGGCAAGGTGCGCAACGTGCGCGTCACCGCGATCTACGGCGGCCGGGCGTACGAGCCCCAGGTGGAGGCGCTGAAGAAGGGCGTCGACGTGGTCGTCGGCACCCCGGGCCGCCTGCTGGACCTGGCCGGCCAGAAGAAGCTGAACCTGAAGCACGTCAAGTGCCTGGTGCTCGACGAGGCCGACGAGATGCTCGACCTGGGCTTCCTGCCCGACGTCGAGAAGATCATCGCCATGCTGCCGGCCAGGCGGCAGACCATGCTGTTCTCGGCCACCATGCCGGGCGCGGTCATCGGTCTGGCCCGCCGCTACATGTCGCAGCCGACGCACATCCGCGCCACCGCGCCGGACGACGAGGGCGCGACGGTCGCGAACATCAAGCAGTTCGTGTTCCGGGCGCACTCGCTCGACAAGCCGGAGATGGTCTCCCGCATCCTCCAGGCCGACGGCCGCGGACTGGCGATGATCTTCTGCCGCACGAAGCGCACGGCCGCCGACATCGCCGAGCAGCTCCAGCGCCGCGGCTTCGCCTCCGGCTCGGTCCACGGCGACCTCGGCCAGGGCGCTCGCGAGCAGGCGCTGCGCGCCTTCCGCAACGGCAAGGTCGACGTGCTCGTCTGCACCGACGTCGCCGCGCGCGGCATCGACGTCGAGGGCGTCACGCACGTCGTCAACTACCAGTCGCCCGAGGACGAGAAAACGTACCTGCACCGCATCGGCCGTACCGGCCGCGCGGGCGCGAAGGGTACGGCGATCACGCTCGTCGACTGGGACGACATCCCGCGCTGGCAGCTCATCAACAAGGCGCTGGAGCTGGACTTCAACGACCCGGTCGAGACGTACTCGACCTCGCCGCACCTCTTCGCCGAGCTGGGCATCCCCGAGGGCACCAAGGGCGTCCTGCCGCGCTCGGAGCGCACCCGCGCCGGGCTGGAGGCGGAGGAGCTGGAGGACCTCGGCGAGACCGGTGGCCGCGGTGCGCGCGGTCGCGGTGGCCGGGGCGGCCGGAACGAGGGACGCCCGGCGGACCGTGAGCACTCCGCGGACCGTGAGCGGCCGGCGCGTACGCCACGTCGCCGGCGCCGTACCCGTGGCGGGGCACCGCTGGACTCGGCGGCGGTCACGCCGGCCGCCGGTACGCCGGCCGACGCCGCGCCCGTCGAGGGCACGGTCGCGGACGAGGCGTCCGGCACGCGCACTCCGCGCCGTCGGCGCCGTCTGCGGGGCGGTTCTCCCGCGCAGACGGTGACGACCGGCGAGTCGACGGCACCGTCCGAGCCGCTGGAGACCGTCGAGCCCGCGGAGTCCGCGGTGGCGACGGCCGAGGGCCCCGCTCTCGACGCCGCCGAGGCGCCCGCGAAGCCGCGTCGCCGCCGTACCCGCAAGTCGGCGGAGCAGGCGGTCACGACGGCCCCGGCCGAAACCGGCACCGAGGTCGCCCCGGAGCCGGCGGCTCCGGCCGAGACCACCGCCGAGACGGCCCTGGACACGGCCGAGCCCACCGCGGACCAGCCCGAGGCCAAGCCGCGCCGCCGCACCCGCAAGGCGGCGACCGCGACCGAGGCCGCGGCGGACACCGCCGAGGGCGTCGTCGACGAGGCGGAGACCAAGCCGCGCCGCCGGACCCGCAAGGCCACGGCCACCGCGCCGGAAGCCGCGCCGGACGCGGCCGAGGGCGTTGTCGACGAGGCGGAGACCAAGCCCCGTCGCCGGACCCGCAAGGCCACTGCGGCCACGGTCACCGCGGACGCGGCGGAAGCCGCCGTGGACACCGCCGAGGCCAAGCCTCGCCGCACCCGGAAGGCCGCCGCGGCGGTCGCCGCGGAGATCCCGGCGCAGGTGGCCGACGGGCCGGACAGCGCCGCCGAGGCGGCGGTCGACGCCGCCGAGGGCGCGGAGGCCAAGCCGCGCCGCCGCACCCGCAAGGCGGCGACCGCACCCGAGGCCGTGGCGGACACCACCGGCGAGGCGGAGACCAAGCCGCGCCGCCGGACCCGCAAGACCGCCGAGACGGCCGACGCGCCCGTCGCCGACGAGGCCACGGCAGCCAAGCCCCGCCGCACCCGCAAGGCCGCGGCCACCGCGGACGCGCCGGAAGCCGCCGAGGCCAAGCCGCGCCGCACCCGGAAGTCGGTCGCGGCGACGGCGGTGGCCGACGAGGCGGAGGTCAAGCCGCGTCGCCGCACCCGCAAGGCCGCCGAGGCCCCCGCGGAGGCCGTCGACGCGGTAGCCGAGCCGAAGCCGCGTCGTACGCGCAAGACGGCCGCCGCCAAGGCGGCGGTGGACACCGCCGAGATCCCGGCGCAGACCACCGCCAAGGCCGCCACCACGGCGGAGCCCACGGACGCCTGA
- a CDS encoding ferritin-like domain-containing protein: MTSSDKSDNASDTPTEPTGIAAQDWATAAADPQYRAAVVDLLGALAYGELAAFERLAEDAKLAPTLADKAELAKMASAEFHHFERLRDRLTEMGEEPTLAMEPFVAALDGFHRQTAPSDWLEGLVKAYVGDSIASDFYREVAVRLDSDTRELVLAVLDDTGHAEFAVEKVRAAIDADPRVGGRLALWARRLMGEALSQSQRVVADRDALSTMLVGGVADGFDLAEVGRMFSRITEAHTKRMAALGLAA, from the coding sequence ATGACGAGCTCTGACAAGTCTGACAACGCCTCCGACACGCCCACCGAGCCCACCGGAATCGCCGCCCAGGACTGGGCGACGGCCGCCGCCGACCCGCAGTACCGCGCCGCGGTCGTGGACCTGCTCGGCGCCCTCGCGTACGGAGAGCTCGCGGCGTTCGAGCGGCTCGCGGAGGACGCCAAGCTGGCGCCCACCCTCGCGGACAAGGCCGAGCTGGCGAAGATGGCGTCGGCCGAGTTCCACCACTTCGAGCGGCTGCGCGACCGGCTCACCGAGATGGGCGAGGAGCCGACGCTCGCGATGGAGCCCTTCGTCGCCGCGCTCGACGGCTTCCACCGGCAGACGGCGCCCTCGGACTGGCTGGAAGGTCTCGTCAAGGCCTACGTCGGCGACTCGATCGCCAGCGACTTCTACCGGGAGGTCGCCGTCCGCCTGGACTCCGACACGCGCGAGCTGGTCCTGGCCGTCCTGGACGACACCGGGCACGCCGAGTTCGCGGTGGAGAAGGTGCGCGCGGCGATCGACGCGGACCCGCGCGTCGGCGGCCGGCTCGCGCTGTGGGCGCGGCGGCTGATGGGCGAGGCCCTGTCGCAGTCCCAGCGGGTCGTGGCCGACCGGGACGCGCTGTCCACGATGCTCGTCGGCGGCGTCGCGGACGGCTTCGACCTCGCCGAGGTCGGCAGGATGTTCTCCCGGATCACCGAGGCGCACACCAAGCGGATGGCCGCGCTGGGCCTGGCCGCGTAG
- a CDS encoding DUF3107 domain-containing protein, which translates to MEVKIGVQHAPREIVLESGQSAEEVERAVSEALAGKSQLLTLVDEHGRKVLVPADRLAYVELGEPAPRKVGFGAL; encoded by the coding sequence GTGGAGGTCAAGATCGGCGTGCAGCACGCGCCCCGCGAGATCGTTCTGGAGAGCGGTCAGAGTGCCGAGGAGGTCGAGCGGGCGGTGTCCGAGGCGCTGGCCGGGAAGTCGCAGCTGCTGACCCTCGTCGACGAGCACGGCCGCAAGGTGCTGGTCCCGGCCGACCGGCTCGCGTACGTCGAGCTCGGTGAGCCGGCGCCGCGCAAGGTGGGCTTCGGCGCGCTGTAG
- a CDS encoding TetR/AcrR family transcriptional regulator, with translation MTAIEQTEAARPRGTRLPRRARRNQLLGAAQEVFVAQGYHAAAMDDIAERAGVSKPVLYQHFPGKLDLYLALLDQHCEALIQSVRGALASTTDNKQRVRATMDAYFAYVEDDGGAFRLVFESDLTNEPAVRERVDKVTNECAEAICEVIAEDTGLSRAESMLLASGLGGLAQVVARSWLHSDRSVPRDQAVQLLASLAWRGIAGFPLHGAEQHH, from the coding sequence GTGACAGCCATCGAGCAGACAGAGGCGGCACGCCCGCGTGGCACGCGCCTGCCGCGCCGTGCCCGACGGAACCAGCTGCTGGGCGCCGCCCAGGAAGTCTTCGTGGCGCAGGGCTACCACGCGGCAGCCATGGACGACATCGCCGAGCGCGCCGGTGTCAGCAAGCCGGTGCTCTACCAGCACTTCCCGGGCAAACTCGACCTCTATCTCGCCCTCCTGGACCAGCACTGCGAGGCGCTCATCCAGTCGGTGCGCGGCGCGCTCGCCTCGACCACGGACAACAAGCAGCGCGTGCGCGCCACGATGGACGCGTACTTCGCGTACGTCGAGGACGACGGCGGCGCCTTCCGGCTGGTCTTCGAGTCGGACCTGACGAACGAGCCGGCGGTGCGCGAGCGCGTCGACAAGGTCACCAACGAGTGCGCCGAGGCGATCTGCGAGGTGATCGCGGAGGACACCGGCCTCTCCCGCGCGGAGTCGATGCTGCTGGCCTCGGGCCTCGGCGGACTCGCCCAGGTGGTGGCCCGCTCCTGGCTGCACAGCGACCGCAGCGTCCCGCGCGACCAGGCGGTTCAGCTGCTGGCGTCCCTGGCGTGGCGCGGCATCGCCGGTTTCCCGCTGCACGGCGCCGAGCAGCACCACTGA
- a CDS encoding alpha/beta fold hydrolase, translated as MSSTELPFVPPANVLPRVAPVGVEEGERLRSVELPGITLSVRSRPPAREGLPPALYVHGLGGSSRNWSALMPLLDGVVDGEAVDLPGFGDSPPPDDGDYSVTGHARAVIRLLDASGRGPVHLLGNSLGGAVTTRVAALRPDLVRTLTLVSPALPELRVQRTALPTGLLAVPGVTALFTRITREWTAEQRVRGVMALCYGDPGRVTDEGLRNAVGEMERRLRLPYFWDAMSRSARGIVDAYTLGGQHGLWRQAERVLAPTLLIYGGRDQLVGFRMAQRAARAFRDSRLLTLPDAGHVAMMEYPETVATAFRELLLDSGELEAGSMTEPGAGAEADRGVRVSGAGTGDGARGSGTAGGAPGPETGGAPFGASTGG; from the coding sequence ATGTCTTCGACCGAGCTGCCTTTCGTGCCGCCCGCCAACGTTCTGCCGAGGGTGGCGCCCGTCGGGGTCGAGGAGGGCGAACGGCTGCGCTCGGTCGAACTGCCGGGCATCACGCTGTCGGTGCGCTCGCGGCCGCCCGCGCGGGAGGGGCTGCCGCCCGCGCTGTACGTGCACGGCCTCGGCGGCTCCTCCCGGAACTGGTCCGCCCTGATGCCGCTGCTCGACGGTGTCGTCGACGGCGAGGCGGTCGACCTGCCGGGCTTCGGAGACTCCCCGCCGCCGGACGACGGCGACTACTCCGTCACCGGGCACGCGCGCGCGGTCATCCGCCTCCTCGACGCCTCGGGGCGAGGACCGGTGCACCTGCTGGGCAACTCGCTGGGCGGCGCCGTGACCACGCGCGTCGCGGCGTTGCGGCCCGACCTCGTGCGGACGCTCACGCTCGTCTCGCCCGCGCTGCCCGAACTCCGGGTGCAGCGCACCGCCCTGCCGACCGGCCTGCTCGCGGTGCCCGGCGTGACCGCCCTGTTCACCCGGATCACCCGGGAGTGGACGGCGGAGCAGCGGGTCCGCGGGGTCATGGCCCTGTGCTACGGCGACCCGGGACGGGTGACGGACGAGGGCCTGCGCAACGCGGTGGGGGAGATGGAGCGGCGGCTTCGACTGCCATACTTCTGGGACGCGATGTCGCGCTCCGCGCGCGGGATCGTGGACGCGTACACGCTGGGCGGTCAGCACGGCCTGTGGCGACAGGCCGAGCGGGTCCTCGCGCCCACGCTGCTGATCTACGGCGGCCGTGACCAGCTCGTCGGCTTCCGCATGGCCCAGCGGGCGGCCCGTGCCTTCCGTGACTCCCGCCTCCTCACCCTGCCGGACGCCGGCCATGTGGCGATGATGGAGTATCCCGAGACCGTGGCCACCGCGTTCCGCGAACTGCTGCTGGACTCGGGAGAGTTGGAGGCCGGATCGATGACGGAACCGGGAGCGGGCGCCGAGGCCGACCGCGGGGTCCGGGTTTCCGGGGCGGGCACCGGCGATGGCGCTCGCGGTTCCGGGACGGCCGGTGGTGCCCCAGGCCCGGAGACCGGCGGGGCCCCCTTCGGCGCGAGCACGGGGGGCTGA
- a CDS encoding DUF3152 domain-containing protein has product MGGSGAQGPTAAGLGSSTDLGGSAAPAASARARAPIPRQRRASAAGPRQDYLDAFGEDDDVFAPRGDARTADQGAAPPSGPAGPDTADSGDGDAARPAGESARGTVTKGKAFTGIAAAAVTTVLAVVVAGQVAHDRSDAGLLPQSATDRAAPDAAGIAGAGTGADAKAAPNVSALTYDQKMSTKYPLSPTLKGSGRFDAVPGFAKAPGTGRKYTYRVDVEQGLGLDGEHFAAAVQKTLNDDRSWAHNGGRTFERISSGKPDFVITLASPGTTATWCAKSGLDTTEDNVSCDSAATERVMINAYRWAQGSKTYGDEMYAYREMLINHEVGHRLGYGHVTCDKDGALAPVMQQQTKFLDHDGIHCLPNPWPYPGS; this is encoded by the coding sequence ATGGGCGGGAGCGGAGCACAGGGGCCGACGGCCGCCGGTCTCGGCAGCTCGACGGACCTCGGTGGCTCCGCCGCTCCCGCCGCCTCCGCGCGTGCCCGCGCCCCCATTCCCCGGCAGCGGCGGGCGTCAGCCGCCGGGCCGCGGCAGGACTACCTCGACGCCTTCGGCGAGGACGACGACGTCTTCGCGCCCCGCGGTGACGCGCGCACCGCGGACCAGGGCGCAGCTCCGCCGTCCGGCCCGGCCGGGCCGGACACGGCGGACAGCGGGGACGGCGACGCCGCGCGACCCGCCGGCGAGTCCGCGCGGGGCACCGTGACCAAGGGGAAGGCGTTCACCGGCATCGCGGCCGCCGCCGTCACCACCGTGCTCGCCGTCGTCGTCGCCGGACAGGTCGCCCACGACCGGTCCGACGCCGGGCTGCTCCCCCAGTCGGCCACCGACCGGGCGGCGCCCGACGCCGCCGGCATCGCGGGCGCGGGCACGGGCGCGGACGCCAAGGCGGCGCCGAACGTGTCGGCGCTGACGTACGACCAGAAGATGAGCACGAAGTACCCGCTCAGCCCCACCCTCAAGGGATCCGGTCGGTTCGACGCGGTGCCCGGCTTCGCCAAGGCACCCGGCACGGGGCGCAAGTACACCTACCGCGTCGACGTGGAGCAGGGCCTCGGCCTGGACGGCGAGCACTTCGCCGCGGCCGTGCAGAAGACGCTCAACGACGACCGCAGCTGGGCCCACAACGGCGGACGCACCTTCGAGCGCATCTCCTCCGGCAAGCCCGACTTCGTCATCACGCTCGCCAGCCCGGGCACCACCGCCACATGGTGCGCCAAGTCCGGTCTGGACACGACCGAGGACAACGTCTCCTGCGACTCGGCCGCCACCGAACGCGTGATGATCAACGCCTACCGGTGGGCGCAGGGCTCCAAGACCTACGGCGACGAGATGTACGCCTACCGGGAGATGCTGATCAACCACGAGGTCGGCCACCGGCTCGGCTACGGCCACGTCACCTGCGACAAGGACGGCGCGCTCGCGCCGGTCATGCAGCAGCAGACGAAGTTCCTGGACCACGACGGAATCCACTGCCTGCCCAACCCCTGGCCCTACCCGGGGAGCTGA
- a CDS encoding DUF3492 domain-containing protein has protein sequence MRIGLVTEGGYPYVSGDAGLWCERLVRGLERHEFDLYALSRSRQQEDEGWVPLPPQVSRVRTASPWAAEDDGAVYGRRARRRFAECYGELASALVAASGGDLRELGAAGRAAGTGGAGLEADRFSSALYGLAELARDEGGLAGALRSESAVRALERACRAPGAPRAAREARVPDLLAVAAHLRQTLSPLSLDWYEDDGLGATDLCHAAAGGTAALSGLLAHHFTGVPLLITEYGVRLRAHYLAADADSTTPAVRALLAAFHGGLAAEVYRRAAVVTHGNAHARRWQERCGADRAKLRTVHPGMDAAPFAEAGESPEAADPYTLVWVGRVGPAKDLVSLLHAFAEVHREEPKARLRIVSAGTGSDGAAYLGHCRVLAAQLFPDEAAGPHTVGDNPVSFEEIGGPEVPTLADAYASGAVVVLSSVVEGFPLGLAEAMLCGRATVSTDVGAVVEVVGGTGVVVPPRNPRALAEVCVNLLRNPERRARLGAAARARALELFTVEQNIAAFHGIYLEVVSHCPVRRVVLDETGEPLPFAAPAEAHVPGRWTRAADRFAARSRPSWATGSPTGCAGPTTTTEASR, from the coding sequence GTGCGCATCGGACTGGTGACGGAGGGTGGCTACCCGTATGTGAGCGGTGACGCCGGACTCTGGTGCGAACGGCTCGTGCGCGGGCTCGAACGGCACGAGTTCGACCTCTACGCGCTCAGCCGCAGCCGGCAGCAGGAGGACGAGGGATGGGTGCCCCTGCCGCCACAGGTCAGCCGGGTCCGTACCGCGTCGCCGTGGGCGGCAGAGGACGACGGCGCCGTGTACGGACGGCGTGCGCGCCGGCGCTTCGCCGAGTGCTACGGGGAGCTGGCATCGGCGCTGGTCGCGGCGAGCGGCGGCGATCTGCGCGAGCTCGGCGCGGCGGGCAGGGCGGCGGGCACGGGCGGCGCCGGACTTGAGGCGGACCGTTTCAGCAGCGCGCTGTACGGCCTCGCCGAACTCGCCCGCGACGAGGGCGGCCTGGCGGGCGCGCTGCGCTCGGAATCCGCCGTCCGCGCGCTGGAACGCGCCTGCCGCGCGCCCGGCGCACCGCGGGCGGCGCGCGAGGCCCGCGTCCCCGATCTGCTCGCGGTCGCCGCGCACCTGCGGCAGACACTGAGCCCCCTGTCGCTCGACTGGTACGAGGACGACGGCCTCGGCGCAACCGACCTCTGCCACGCGGCGGCCGGCGGCACGGCGGCCCTGTCCGGACTGCTCGCCCACCACTTCACCGGCGTGCCCCTGCTGATCACCGAGTACGGCGTGCGTCTGCGCGCGCACTACCTCGCCGCCGACGCCGACAGCACCACACCAGCCGTGCGGGCCCTGCTCGCCGCCTTCCACGGCGGTCTCGCCGCCGAGGTCTACCGGCGGGCCGCCGTCGTCACCCACGGCAACGCGCACGCCCGCCGCTGGCAGGAGCGCTGCGGCGCCGACCGCGCCAAGCTGCGCACCGTCCACCCCGGCATGGACGCCGCCCCCTTCGCCGAGGCCGGCGAGTCGCCGGAGGCCGCCGACCCGTACACGCTCGTGTGGGTCGGCCGGGTCGGTCCCGCCAAGGACCTGGTGTCCCTGCTGCACGCCTTCGCCGAGGTGCACAGGGAGGAGCCCAAGGCACGGCTGCGGATCGTGAGCGCGGGAACCGGTTCCGACGGGGCCGCCTACCTGGGCCACTGCAGGGTGCTCGCCGCCCAGCTCTTCCCCGACGAGGCCGCGGGTCCGCACACCGTCGGGGACAACCCGGTGTCCTTCGAGGAGATCGGCGGCCCGGAGGTGCCGACCCTCGCCGACGCCTACGCCTCGGGCGCCGTGGTCGTCCTGTCCAGCGTGGTCGAGGGCTTCCCGCTCGGCCTGGCCGAGGCCATGCTGTGCGGCCGTGCGACGGTCTCGACGGACGTCGGCGCGGTCGTCGAGGTCGTCGGCGGCACCGGGGTGGTCGTGCCCCCGCGCAATCCGCGGGCGCTCGCCGAGGTGTGCGTGAACCTGCTCCGTAACCCCGAGCGCCGTGCGCGCCTGGGCGCCGCGGCCCGCGCCCGCGCGCTCGAACTCTTCACCGTCGAGCAGAACATCGCGGCCTTCCACGGCATCTACCTGGAGGTCGTGTCGCACTGCCCGGTCCGGCGGGTCGTGCTCGACGAGACCGGCGAGCCCCTGCCGTTCGCCGCGCCCGCCGAGGCCCATGTGCCCGGCCGCTGGACCCGGGCCGCGGACCGCTTCGCGGCGCGCTCGCGCCCCAGCTGGGCCACGGGCTCACCGACGGGGTGCGCGGGCCCCACGACCACCACGGAGGCTTCCCGATGA
- a CDS encoding NAD-dependent epimerase/dehydratase family protein, with protein sequence MRVLLIGANGYLGRFVADRLLADPAVQLTALGRGDDADVRFDLAAGSPGALTRFLDAVHPGVVVNCAGATRGGARELTRHNTVAVATVCEALRRSGCGARLVQLGCSSEYGPSQPGSSTAEDAVPRPGGPYGVSKLAATELVLGSGLDAVVLRVFSPAGPATPAGSPLGRLAEAMRRAMQSGDSDLKLGGLGVQRDFVDVRDVARAVHAASLSAAQGVINIGSGRAVRLRDAAAILARVAGYGGALHELDGPPGGHLRAAIGHPRTEADHPAPVAYPYPDGCGSWQQADVRTARDRLGWRPRINLEESLADIWMEAACRI encoded by the coding sequence ATGAGGGTTCTGCTGATCGGAGCCAACGGATACCTCGGCCGTTTCGTCGCCGACCGTCTGCTCGCCGACCCGGCCGTCCAGCTCACCGCGCTGGGCCGCGGCGACGACGCCGACGTCCGCTTCGACCTCGCGGCCGGCAGTCCCGGAGCGCTCACCCGCTTCCTGGACGCGGTCCACCCCGGCGTCGTCGTCAACTGCGCGGGAGCCACCCGCGGCGGCGCCCGCGAGCTCACCCGGCACAACACCGTCGCCGTCGCCACCGTCTGCGAGGCCCTGCGCCGCAGCGGCTGCGGCGCCCGACTGGTGCAGCTCGGCTGCAGTTCCGAGTACGGCCCGAGCCAGCCCGGCTCCTCCACGGCCGAGGACGCGGTGCCCCGCCCTGGCGGCCCGTACGGCGTCAGCAAACTCGCCGCCACCGAACTGGTTCTCGGCTCGGGTCTCGACGCCGTGGTGCTCCGCGTCTTCTCGCCCGCCGGGCCCGCCACCCCGGCCGGTTCGCCGCTCGGCCGGCTCGCCGAGGCCATGCGCCGCGCCATGCAGTCCGGGGACAGCGACCTCAAACTCGGCGGCCTCGGTGTCCAGCGCGACTTCGTCGACGTCCGCGACGTGGCCCGCGCCGTCCACGCCGCCTCCCTCTCGGCAGCCCAGGGCGTCATCAACATCGGCTCGGGCCGGGCCGTCCGGCTGCGGGACGCCGCGGCGATCCTCGCCCGCGTCGCCGGATACGGCGGCGCCCTGCACGAACTCGACGGCCCGCCCGGCGGCCACCTCAGGGCCGCCATCGGGCACCCCCGCACGGAGGCGGACCACCCCGCCCCGGTCGCCTACCCGTACCCCGACGGCTGCGGCAGCTGGCAGCAGGCCGATGTGCGCACCGCCCGCGACCGGCTCGGCTGGCGGCCCCGGATCAACCTCGAAGAGTCCCTCGCCGACATCTGGATGGAGGCGGCATGCCGTATCTGA
- a CDS encoding spherulation-specific family 4 protein translates to MPYLTSTPVGIPSTTLRTGLGVPGWAHPLLAPAEWNELTRPGTPLHWVVLNVADGPGVQPDPHCLEAAGRLRNAGVRVLGHLDAAHGARSFIELVSEARRYLEWYRADGFLLEHCPADRAGLPEVRRTIDALRAVRDDTHIVLGHGTHPHPGYAEHADQLVTFRGSWSDYRWSQVAEWTADHPPERFCHFVHGVPRGHLDEALRIARWQGAATIWFTDHSDRDRTAGPWENMPGYWDEIVSRIGRGVSE, encoded by the coding sequence ATGCCGTATCTGACCAGCACCCCCGTGGGCATCCCGAGCACCACACTGCGCACCGGACTCGGTGTCCCCGGCTGGGCCCACCCCCTGCTCGCCCCGGCCGAGTGGAACGAACTCACCCGGCCCGGCACACCCCTTCACTGGGTCGTCCTCAACGTGGCCGACGGCCCCGGCGTCCAGCCCGACCCGCACTGCCTGGAGGCGGCGGGACGGCTGCGCAACGCCGGCGTCCGCGTCCTCGGCCACCTCGACGCCGCGCACGGCGCCCGGTCCTTCATCGAGCTGGTCTCCGAAGCGCGGCGCTACCTCGAGTGGTACCGGGCCGACGGCTTCCTGCTCGAACACTGCCCCGCCGACCGTGCCGGGCTGCCCGAGGTCCGCCGGACGATCGACGCGTTGCGGGCGGTGCGTGACGACACCCACATCGTCCTCGGCCACGGCACCCACCCGCACCCCGGCTACGCGGAGCACGCCGACCAACTGGTGACCTTCCGCGGCTCGTGGAGCGACTACCGCTGGTCGCAGGTCGCGGAGTGGACCGCCGATCACCCGCCCGAGCGCTTCTGCCACTTCGTGCACGGAGTCCCGCGCGGCCACCTCGACGAGGCGCTGCGCATCGCCCGCTGGCAGGGGGCGGCGACCATCTGGTTCACCGACCACTCCGACCGCGACCGAACGGCCGGACCCTGGGAGAACATGCCCGGTTACTGGGACGAAATCGTCTCGCGGATCGGACGAGGTGTCTCGGAATGA